AATTCATCATCAGCGAGtactatattttttggaatattccATGTTGAAATGTTGATTTCCGGATCTGGTTGATAAGCAATGTGCGATGTAATACAAAAAGTTAATGGAAGCTCGAAACCGGTGACTTGAGACTTGATGTTAGTTGaagttttgaatttaatatttgttgatgACGAACCGATGCTTTGAATTTCtatgttttgtttgtttcttgGCAGCAGCAACCTTTGCGAAAAATCATCTGTGATGAAATTGACTTGCGAACACGAATCTAGCAACGCTGTACCCAATCTATAGCTTCCAGTTGAATCACGAACGAAAATTTTTGCTGTTGCAAGGATTACATTATCCAACGATGAATTATTCATATGAGTATGTACGGCTGCCTCCTGTGTAGGAAATAGTTGAGTAGTTGTTGGTTGGCCTGAAGGTGACCCGCGGTGAAGTAAACTATGGTGTTGTCGTGCACAAACCTTGCACCTGTGCGATGATGAACAATTGGCTACTTGATGTCCCTTTGATAAGCAATTGATGCAAAGTCCAATTTTCTTTGCATGATCGAAACGTTGAGTTATGTTTAGCGACTTAAACCGTTCACAGTTAAAAAtcttgtggttgttgttaaaACAGAATTGGCACAATATGGTAGAGCAGGAAAATGTGTAACCTTTTGGTTGACTCCTTGATTTCGGTGTGGAGTGCTTGTTAAAACCTTGAGCTGGCGAAGTACTACCATGCGGGTTGTCGAGTGACTCCAGATATTGGCAGTGTCTTTCCAAAACTGCGATGAAATCCTCCCATGACGGCAGCGTTCTGAAATCTAGCGACTCCTTCCACCTTTTGTTGGTCTGTTCATCAGACTTCTGCAATATTAGGTAAATTAGCATTGCTTGAGAAATTTGCCTGTCATTACCCAGTGATGTCAAAGAACCATAAATAGCAGAAGCTTTGTCAATCAAACTTCTTAGCTGAATGCCATTTGGTTTCATAACTGCAGGTAAATCAAATAGCGAATTTATTCCTTCCAAGAAAATTAGTGGTTTGTTGTCATAACGTACCTTCAATCGTTCTAACGCCTTTGGGTAGTTTTCGTTTGTAACCTGAAACGCATTTACAGTTTCTAAGGCTTGACCTTGGAGACAATTTCGTAAATGgttgaatttttcaatatttgttaaattgaaCTCGTGATCAATTATTTGTTTGAACGaggtaataaaattttgataattcgAATACTTGCCATCAAACGTAGGAAGCTTAAGTGGTGGAAGTTTTGAACTTGATTGTACCACGCAAGTTGTATCCGAAAATGAAACGTTGTTATCTTCTGCCAGTTGTGATTGAATAACCAATTTAGTTGTTACGTAAAGTTCTTCCAGGTCAGCACGTCCTCCGTCCTCAGAATCCAATCTTTCGATGTCCGTTTGAATTGAGAGAATCTGCTTGAAGTATGACTCCAGGATGCCTAGACGACATTTGTATTCCGCTACTGAAAGAACTTTTCCACCTGGTCGTAAGCTAGCATCGATGATATTTTTAATTCGTGTGATATTTTTCTTGGTGCTGGtgcgttgttgttttagttCGTCCAAAGACATTGTAGAACGATCTATGTGCTTTATACTgacttcaaattatttcaaattattataattttccttCTAGTGAGTAGTTGAGTAATAAATGATTtgttaatttattgtaaaatggTATCAACggattttaatattgtatttatgcGAAACAAATATGCGAATATCACCTGACGGAAGTGGTACTAGCGAAACGTAGCGGCGACAAGTAGATGTGCTGTTC
The sequence above is a segment of the Bactrocera dorsalis isolate Fly_Bdor chromosome 6, ASM2337382v1, whole genome shotgun sequence genome. Coding sequences within it:
- the LOC125779507 gene encoding uncharacterized protein LOC125779507; the encoded protein is MSLDELKQQRTSTKKNITRIKNIIDASLRPGGKVLSVAEYKCRLGILESYFKQILSIQTDIERLDSEDGGRADLEELYVTTKLVIQSQLAEDNNVSFSDTTCVVQSSSKLPPLKLPTFDGKYSNYQNFITSFKQIIDHEFNLTNIEKFNHLRNCLQGQALETVNAFQVTNENYPKALERLKL